In Silene latifolia isolate original U9 population chromosome X, ASM4854445v1, whole genome shotgun sequence, the following proteins share a genomic window:
- the LOC141617195 gene encoding stem-specific protein TSJT1 codes for MLAIFHKAFAHPPEELNSPASHKGPKKPKLPHETLNDFVSSHPENTFHMSFGHAAVLAFVRPSPPNPLQQMLFCGYDDIYCLFKGSLDNLCGLIKDYGLSKTANEAMLVIEAYRTLRDRGPYPADQVIKNLEGRFGFVIYDSKNGTVFTALGSDGGVKLYWGIAGDGSVVISDDLEVIKAGCAKSFAPFPAGFIFHSEGGLVSFEHPMNKVKAMPRVDSQGVICGANFNVDKYTRINSMPRSGSAANWSQWDTQMNEAA; via the exons ATGTTGGCAATATTTCACAAAGCCTTTGCTCATCCACCAGAAGAGCTAAACAGTCCAGCATCACATAAAGGACCTAAAAAACCAAAACTACCACATGAAACTCTGAATGATTTTGTGTCATCTCACCCTGAAAACACCTTTCATATGAGCTTTGGTCATGCTGCTGTTCTTGCTTTTGTTCGACCTTCCCCTCCTAATCCTCTCCAACAAAT GTTGTTTTGTGGGTATGATGATATATACTGCTTGTTTAAGGGGAGTTTAGACAACTTATGTGGGTTAATAAAAGATTATGGACTGTCAAAGACTGCAAATGAAGCCATGTTAGTGATTGAAGCATATAGAACACTTAGGGATCGTGGACCCTACCCTGCTGATCAAGTCATCAAGAACCTTGAAGGCAGATTTGGTTTTGTCATCTATGATAGCAAGAACGGCACTGTCTTCACTGCCCTC GGATCGGATGGAGGAGTGAAGCTGTATTGGGGAATAGCAGGAGATGGATCAGTGGTAATATCAGATGATTTGGAGGTGATTAAAGCAGGATGTGCTAAATCATTTGCCCCATTTCCTGCAG GTTTCATATTCCATAGCGAGGGAGGATTAGTGAGCTTCGAGCACCCAATGAACAAAGTGAAGGCGATGCCAAGGGTGGATAGCCAAGGGGTGATATGTGGAGCCAACTTTAATGTCGACAAGTACACTCGCATAAACAGCATGCCTCGATCTGGTAGTGCAGCCAATTGGTCTCAATGGGATACTCAGATGAACGAAGCTGCTTGA